A genomic stretch from Nerophis ophidion isolate RoL-2023_Sa linkage group LG14, RoL_Noph_v1.0, whole genome shotgun sequence includes:
- the LOC133568980 gene encoding uncharacterized protein LOC133568980: protein MCFKRPAADSLLPTQPPASSLHQAASTKQLPPSNLHQATSTGTMKTLLLLAGLVVFSAAVPIPVPYHAFCRTLWLFSAPCVEVSTKVVQQIQSFNPMFGCPKCHYTLVSGTPVGINANHTSADGLQVENITFTFSPTVLTGGCRVAAQSMSLGFTSLLDNGLNYCNLYDLLSASGLASGPGFMEMTNEWACLGYGLATCKN from the exons ATGTGCTTTAAAAGGCCAGCAGCAGACTCACTGCTTCCAACGCAGCCTCCAGCCAGCAGCCTACACCAAGCAGCCTCCACCAAGCAGCTTCCACCCAGCAACCTCCACCAAGCAACCTCCACGGGTACCATGAAAACTCTCCTCCTTCTCGCCGGACTCGTCGTCTTCTCGGCCGCCGTGCCAATTCCTGTCCCCTACCACGCCTTCTGCAGGACTCTCTG GCTCTTTAGCGCGCCTTGTGTGGAGGTGAGCACCAAAGTGGTGCAGCAGATCCAGTCCTTCAACCCTATGTTCGGCTGCCCCAAATGTCACTACACG CTTGTGTCAGGCACTCCTGTGGGCATCAACGCCAACCACACCTCCGCAGACGGCCTCCAGGTGGAGAATATCACCTTCACCTTCAGTCCCACCGTGCTGACCGGAGGCTGTCGTGTTGCC GCTCAGTCCATGTCTCTGGGATTCACCAGCCTTCTGGACAACGGCCTCAACTACTGCAACCTCTATGATCTCCTCTCAG CGAGCGGACTGGCGAGTGGACCGGGCTTCATGGAGATGACCAACGAGTGGGCCTGCCTGGGCTACGGACTCGCCACCTGCAAAAACTAA